AGGCAAACCAGTGAGCttcaaaaaaaagaggagaggggaCCACCCAACACAGAATCAGTGAAATCAGAGAAATCACAGGTTTATTTCCATTCAAAAAATCCTAGATCCAATTCACCGGTAAAGCTTAAACTCCAGTGGTAACTCCAAATCCAAAGTTACAATTTCTAGCCTTGTGAGAAACCTCAAAATATACCAGATTTCAGACCACCATCATTATCCTCCTTTTAAAGATTAGATTTAAAAAGGACctcatgaatgaaaaaaaaaaaaaagacatttttatttcactgcagGTCAACTGCAAGCACTTTCTTTCCTGAATGACACAGTACATCTGTGGTTTTTAATGTATTATTGCTTCTATTCCTTGAAAATCCTGCATTTCACGTTATTTCCAGCAAAGAAATAAGCAATCTAAGGAACAAATCTAGCAGAGATTTAACTCAAAACCTAGTAACACTTCAGAATCTGATATACCTTAGTTGGGTAAGACAGAATGCAGGACCATATAAAGAAACCTTATATACTTAGCTCAAAGGTGTGCAACTGAACAAGAAgagctgaaaagctgaaagaaaagtcACCAGAATTGGTCTAAAAACACCAGATGTTGAGGAAACCTGCAGAGTAATAATCTGATGTTCAGAACTGCCAGCATGAAGACCTGTTGGATTCATCAATTTGCCTTGTAAATTAAGAGGATCTACACACATCACTCCCATCAGATGAGACTAAAGTCAAAGCCACTGGACATTTTAGAAGCAATGTTTGCCTGTGCACCTCCACGTCTCCCCAACAACCCCAATTCTAATCCACTGCATGTTTACCGTAGTCACTGTGCTTTGAGATGATTCTTCTTCAGTACAAACTGTCGACGCAGCCAGGGAAGGCAGCCTGGATGAAGAGGACAACGTTGATGTCTCCATGCCACTGTCCTCATTTAGAGCGGAGAGACCAACCACGTGGTGTCCATTCAGTTCGCTGGCTTTACTCTGAGCGCAGGTCTGCAAAGAGCTGAGCAAAGTGCCATTGCGGAAACAGGTAGTGCTGTGGAAAGTGCTCGTGAGCTTTGATGACTTCTGATCGCTCTCATCGGAGTCAAGTTTAGGAAAGGACAGGGATTTGATATTGCTCACTGAAGTGATAGGGGAGAGGGACACTTTGGAAGACAAGGACATCTTTTCACAGTTTCCCAGCTGCGGTAAAGTGATAAAGCCATTGGGTTTGTGAAGGGGCTTGAAGTCCAACGTGGCCCTTTCTATGGATGCCAGAACTTCCTCATCTTGCAACACAGACTCAGACCCTCCTTTGGGCAAGGTGTGATCTAACAGCTGGGCAACTATTGGCCCAGTAGTACCAACATGaatttcaagaatattttttaattcctccttatCATCGATAGTTTTTAATTCCAGTTTGTCAAATGGGTCTTCTTCACATTCAAAATCAGCTGGGTTGAAGTCTGCTTTCGGGCGAGGTGGGCTGagaaccttctgcttcacagCGCTGCTGTTGGCTGGCGTGGGAGTAAGAATACTGTTGTGCTGCAGGCTAGCAAGGATGGGGTTAATAGGAGGAGGCATGGCCTCAGGGCAAGGTCCCTCTGAGAACCCCATTTTATTGCTGTCCTCTGGAGCTGCTTTTGAGTTCGCTAGCGCTTCTTCTGCCTTGCGCTCAGCTTCTCTCTGGGCAGCTTGAATTTTTTTGATATCTTCAGCCCACTCAATAGTTTTATTTTCCAATGAGAAGTCATACTGACCAGggtggaggggaaaggagaggagaaaaacgAAAAATATTGTAAGGATCACAGCAGCTACTTTTAACAGCATGATAAGTAATAGAGTAAGAGCTACTAGAAGACAGCAGAAGTAGCTCATTTTGCCTCTAGCAACAAAACCTCGTTATAGTCTGGATTAGAATATCGTATTTTGCCTCCTTCCTACATGTAGTTTCACTTTAGAACTACTGATCATCTCAAGACCAGTTTAACAGCCCTCCCCCCTCTTCCCCAGGACAATGGATGTAGCAGGGGGAAGTCTGATGCGTACTAGACAGACAACCATACTCTGATCTGTCACCGCAGAACCTCCCCTGTCCACAAGTCATTCAAGAGTATGGCAGAGTATTTTTTCATCCCAAGACTAATGTGGTACTATTCAGTTCCCCTGAAAAGCTTCCTAAGGGATCTGACACACCCACTGGTATTCTGACCCCAGTGCCAGTGGCTCACCAGCCAAAGGGGATACACTGGCTACGCCAAGGATGAcaaccacctgcagcagcagatTTTGCTGCAGTTCCTGGCATGACACGATCCCATAAGCTTTTCTCATAACGCCAGCTCCTGCAGGGCCAGGTTAGCACAGGAAGGCATTTGTAAGGTACTCCCCTACCACTTTACTGGCCACTGTAGTGGTTTGGTTGAGAGGGCAAAATTCTGAACAGGCTACATCTACTTAAAGCTTTAATATCTTATGAAGAATGAACAGCCTCAAATGCTCTTTAAATAACCACAAGATGTTCAGAGAACACAGCCTACAAGCTAAGTCCAGGGTGTAACCTGCCTTTGACTCACAAGAAGTCGTAAGATATCCTTGCCAGGATAACCAAACAGGAGCGCTCTTGCCATGGGACTGCCAGGTCATACACATACCTAGCTCTAAAGAGCAACATGCCAGCAAGGCTTGCCAGGCCTCTACTCGGCTCTTCTGGGACTCGCTACATGTTGTGCCACATCCCATGCTATAGCGGGCTCCAGCGAGATTCTGCAGACCTGTCGTCTCAGCTGGATGACAGCTTCCCTTCCCTGAGCTCTCAGGCTCCGAGAGGTGTGATCTACAATTTATCAGCAAGGTGACTTTGAAAAACAGCTCACTGGCAGAAGTGTCGGGCACTACTTGTTACACATTCTTTGCTATCTGAGCAGAGCTATTGTAgttatgcatgtgtgtatgtatatggtCATATATGGCCAAAAAGGACCATATATATAAGCCatatatttttacataaataCTCCCCATTTTTCTaatgtaaaacaaaatatatgGCTTTGGTCAATTTTGATTCACTgcacttttatttgttttaaacagctCTCACTACAGCTGTAAAAAAAGTCAAATTGCACTGTGAATCACACAGTGTACATGGTCATATCGTACTACGCAAGGCACTGCGGTCCAATCAGGCACACGGCACGTGGGCCTCAGCTTGGCAGGAAAATGGAGACACAGCGCACTGAAGCCAGCAACAGGTCATGGGAGTCTCCtttagctctcccacagcagctTAACTGGGTGGAAATACGCGTAGTAAAACAATCAGGTAATCATTTAATGGTTATAATGAAAAAACTATGACTTCGTGTAATTCAAATACTCAGGGCTCTGGTGGAAGAGTTGCAGGgcagggtaattaaaaaaaaaaaaaaaagaaaaaagcacagaacCACCTACAGCAACCtgtcacagcacaagtgaaaacAGTCATGAGTTTGCACTGACTAAGGAAAATCATGGATCTaaactagaaaacaaaacataGTTCAATTAGATTTCCTGCATCACAGCCTGCGTTTGGAGATTAGATTTTCAACAGTTATGctaaaacaatttattttgtgCTACCAGGAGTTTACGTTAACAGAGACATGCTCCTCATAGACCTGGAAAGCATCCGTACCAAGCTGTAACCTGTTTGCCCTACAGCTGGAAAAGAATTCCCACTCAGAACTGCACAGAAAACAAGAACTGGAAGTTTATTTCTTCATCCCACTATTGGGAAAACCCATAAAATATGGTCATGGAAACACTCGTTACTCTCAAACAAGATTCTGCAAGTATTCCACAGCATGGGTGTATCAGTTCTTACCATTTTTCCCACTTAAAAATGCTACTCACATTTGGTCAGGGGAACAGTTAGACCCGTAACTATTACACAAAAACGTTGCACTTTTAAAAAGTAGATACACTGAAATAAACACTATTAGGCTTTTTAATGTGACAAAAAGCAGAAGCTTTTTACATGGCCTATCGTATTTTTATCTTTCTATGTATTCTAACAGACCTTCTGCAACTATGGTCTGGCATATGAAATGACACAAGACGGACAAGATTAAAGTTTGAACACGCGTGCAAACTGCGACTACTTGCAATTTACAGCATCATGTGTTGGGGGCGGGGGCGAGGTGGAAGAGAGCGGAAAGGCAAAACACATCACTTACCTGGGCTTCTCTGACAAGCTGAGAAGAATCAGGCAGGCAGAAACCAATGGGTAATCCAACCTTCGCCGGGGTTTTGAATTTGTCTCCTATCTTAAATGGGACATCATCAAGATAGCTGAAAGGCCCTAAGACACAAAGCAGAACTTGCATCAGAAAACCCTTACGTGTTTAATGCATTCAATTAAGACTCACATTTCTGTATTTGGGAGATATTTGATCTCTGCTGCCTCAGCTACACGAGGTCACTCAATACAAAGGAAATTGCTTCATCAGAAACACATTCAATCTGTTTGGATTTCATTGCCTcagttttggtgtggttttttttttaactgttctagCCCATacctactgaaaaaaacccacctcactaCGTAACAATCCAACAATTGAACAGATTTTTAAGTTAATATACACTTAGCTTCCTTTGTGACGAGACTACGCCTACACAGCTGGAAGGTGAAGCTCTCCTGAACGCTGTATTCTGTTAGGCCTCCATAAAAAGATCCATCTCTTTTTGTCATATTCAAAACAGGCTTTAAAATGACCTAGCTTCAGATGAGCCGGGACAAACTAAAATCCAAGTTTTTTGGCATACAAGTAGGAAATAACATTTGGACAGAAGTGATCACAAAGGCAAAGTGGCCCAAAGCCTAGAGACTCCGCTTTAATCAAAACACTGCAAAATCTCAAGACTATTTAGCATAGCAATTctgatttttcacagaatcattgaatggtttgggtttgaacaaccttaaagatcacccggttccaaccccgctgccactAAGCATACCCagaccttccaccagaccaggctgctcaacgccccatccaacctggcctcgaacactgccagggagggggcagccacagcttctccgggcagcctgtgccagggcctcaccaccctcagagtaaagaatttctttcttagatctaatctGAACCTGccctctttcatcttgaagccgttatgcccttgtaaaaagtccctctcgaAACAAGGCAATCTAACTTAATCAGCATTCTGACACGTGATCACTGCAGCAAGAGGCCTCAGACCTATTTCACAGTCCTCCAACCCTCCTATACATCTACCACTTACACATGTGTGGCAGCTGCACCCGCCCCAACAATGATCAGGGCTTCTCATCCCTGGTCTGGCACCGATCACCACCCCACCCCACTGGGACACCATGACCCCGGTCATGGACTTTCCCTGGTGGTGGAAACAGAAAGGTGGAACCCCTTGGTCGGCAGGCAGGGCCCCAGCCAACAACCTGCCTTGGCTGAGAGGAAATTCCAGACCTCTGACCATGAGTGACGACAGGTCAGACCCAACCAGGCTATAAAAGGGACCCCCTTCCAGAAGCACCCAGAGACACAGTTCTCGGGAGCAGTGGGCCTGCGGTCTGGGACTCTCCCTGAAGGATGAGACGATCCTCAAAGAAACTTCCATGGATTAAGTGCCCTCACCCTTCTGGTGAGGGATTACTTCTTCTGCATACCCCTGAGTGAGCCTTTGAACCCTTCGGGGTGAGCAATCCTGCCTTCTGGGTACCCGTGAGAGAGAGCTTCCCTGCTGTGAGCGGATGTGTGCACACCCTGCACCACCATTCTTGTGTGATGTTGTGTAGTGATAAACCTGGAATTTGTTAAATGCTGTCAGAGTGTCATCCCAGTTATCCCGCACCCCCTCCTTGTTTCCTTAGTTTTGGTTGTTTAAAATTTGTTCCAGTAGATCCAGCCATACACCACGTAGTATTATTAGCTCCCAACTGACAGCCTGAACCTCCAAATAGGCTGTGTCTGCTGAACTGTTTGTCATGTAAGCTCTCCGTTCAACTCGACTGTTCTATTTTgatactgaatcacagaatggtaggggttggaagggacctctggggatcatctagctcaaccccctgccgaagcagggtcacctacagcaggctgcacaggaccttgtccaggcgggtcttgaatatctccagagaaggagagtccacaacctccctgggcagtctggtccagggctccgtcaccctcagagggaagaagttcttcctcatcttcaggtggaacttcctgtgcctcagtttgtgcccattgccccttgtcctgtcactgggcaccactgaaaggagtctggccccatcctcctgacacccacccttcagatatttgtaagcatttccaaggtccccctctgccttctcttctccaggctgaacaagcccagctccctcagcctttcctcagagcagagatgctccagtcccctcaccatccttgtagccctctgctggactctctccagtagctcctcatctttcttgaactggggagcccagaactggacacagtactccagaaggggcctcactagggcagagcagaggggaaggagatcctccctcgacctgctggccacactcctcctaatgcaccccaggatcccattggccttcttggcagacagggcacactgctggctcatggtcaacctgtcgtccaccatcacccccaggtccctctccacagagctgctctccagcaggtccaccccaagcctgtactggtgcatggggttgttcctccccacctgcaggaccctgcacttgcccttgctgaacttcatcaggttcctctctgcccaactctccagcctctccagctctcgctgaatggcagcacagcctcctggtctatccaccactcctcccagctttctgtcatcagcaaacttactgagggtacattctaaatcttcatccaggtcactgatgaagaagttgaacaagagtgggccgagtactgacccctgggggacaccactagttagaggcctcccactagactcagcgctgctgatgacaaccctctgagctctgcccttcagccagttctcaatccacctgactggccactcatccagcccacacttcctgagcttccctacgaggatgttatgggagacagtctCAAAACCCATGCTGAactcaaggtagacaacatccactgctctcccttcacctACCCAGCTgttcatgccatcatagaaagttatcagattggtcaagcatgatttctcctaTTCCCGACTATTAAACTGATTTTTGAAACGTACTTTTTCGTCTGTCCTCACACTTCTGTGACAATGTGTTAGGACAAAACTCTCCAGGCATCTTGCAAACTCATGAGGCAGAATCACTCAGAGCTCAACCACCTCCAAGAATCCAGGCTACGGGTTGTCTTCCTTGAGCTTCTTTTTTTATTGGAACACCCACAATATAAATTGCACTTAGTTTCTCAATTAGCAGAAAGGGGTCTCTTTGATCACTGGTCTAAGCTTGTGGAATTACAGGCAGAGTTTCTAACTGTGTATCACATTCTGAAGTGTCCCTCTAGCACTCATTTCTAATTTCGCTTTGAGTGTTGCAGATCCAAAACAATGTTAGTGGCTACATCTAAGATGGTGTTCAGTGACTAACCTCTTGCTCAGTGAGCTGGCACTTGCCGTTTTTTATCTGACCCGTTTTCATACTTTAGATGACAGTTTAAGTACTGTTTGTGTTCCTTCACTGCTGACTCATCTACAACAAAGAAGCCACAGGCTCCAAAAGGATGAGCAGCTTTCAAAAACAGGAATATCCTGTTAATTTGGAGTTAAATGTTTATGTGCTGTCATCACTTGAGCTCTCATTAAGTGTTTATGTGCTGTCATCACTTGAGCTCCCATACTACGCACTGCGCTGGCTGGTCCCAGAGCCCTGTTCGGACACAGGTGATATTTCCTCCAGCTCTCGAACCATCAGGCTGAATAACCTGCACCCCACCTGCGCCACCAGGATGAAAAATGCTCCAGGCAGAATACAGTAGTATTTTCACTGATCCTTACTGAGAAGCACGCATTTGGCATTACACAGCACAGCATCCAGATGGTACCTCCCTGGCCACCAACACCACTATTTGCAACAAGGCATCTAAATGAATTTTGAGCTGGCAATTTGGGAACTTGGATATGCCATAGTGTTTGCTCGTGCAGAAATAGCAGTTGTGGCAGCCTTTGCACTGAGAGTGGTAAATCACGGCCAGGTCACAGACAACCAGACCTCCCGACTGCTCAGAGTGCGgtgtgactgctgctgctgtgccctgctTACCGCACTGGCACGAGTCATGCCCCAAGCAGGATGATCCAAACGAAGCAGGATTGCCTCTCTGCACTGAACTCACAGCCCGTATTGCTCAGTGTGCCAAAGCTTGTCCTATGAGACCGACTGACACAGTAAGTGGTAGGCACCTCCCCTTGCACAGCTGCTACCTTTGCCCGAAACAGATACCAGCCACAGAGGGCACCAGCACACACTGTGGTATTTACACAGCAACACTCCTTGTTTTGGTGcagtaaaaaaacccctaaacacaCCTAGACTAGATGGGATGAACTGATAATTGCCAGTTTAACCTCAGAAGCTAGACTAAGGAATAAAAACCTTCCAGCTTCTTCCCagtatactgattttttttaataacaaccaCTGCAATAACCTGATCTTGAATATAACTCTGCTACAAAACCTGCAAGCACACGTTAAGAAACACACCAAGTGTTTTATGGCATTTGATGGTAAAAACTCCTTCTGAGGCAAAACGCTGGTATTCACTTAGTTCCAGCCCAATCGAACAGTACTAGTGTACTGAAGTTAAAATCTGACCCTGAAAGCCAagaatccttttctttttgtaaatggatgaagcttctgcttgaacacaCTGATGGGCAAAGGTGCAAATTGTTTTAAATGGCAAGTTCTAAAGCAACAGGCAAAACCTACATACAGAGAGTATTATGCAAGCCACTGTTTCAATAGCTACGTGTTCAGGTAAAGCAATTAAAGGGTTTTTTGAACTGTTATTTAATATTGCTGGTGGCCACTTCATTCTTTTTAGCAGTTGAAAGCATATTGAGGAATTTCTGAGAATAGCCCTGACAAAACCATACCTGTCCGTCTGATCTGACACAGCGCACTACAGAATATCCCTGGCCCAGGGAACTACCATGAGAGGAAGAATTCTGTCCACTTTAGTGCAACGCGGAAATCACCAGCCAACTCACAGCAGCGTCCTTCAGTTCGGTAGCAGAATGGAAACATTTAAGATAAAACCAGTTACAGGTTATGAATGGGGAACAGTTTTGAAACTTAGTTTTCGTGGTCACACAAACCACACTTATGCAATTCTCAGAAATGGCAGTTTAAAACTTTCAAGTTGCATAGTCTCAGTGACAATACAAGAGCAATATTAATGTACTGCACTTGGTATAACCCACACTTTTTGTGCAACAGATGAGAGCTGCATTTCTGTATGCCACTAATTACTAGAACTTAAGCTTCAACTTCCATTTACTGAAATGACAGGAGGGCATTTGAAGTTACATGCTTAGGCATAGTTGCAAGTGGATGCACCATCTGAACATGGTCCTTAACAACCTGCTCTAGGTATTAAGCAGCAGGTTTGGACAtcatgatctccagaggtcccttccaacatcaaccattctgtgattcaacaacAGTCCTCTAAACTCCAATAAGCAGCTCAACAGCAAGTGCAAAAGATGCATCAACTGTGTTGACCAGTTTcatgagcctgccagggacactgAGCTGAAGGTAGCTGTTGGGCTAGATGTTTCACAGTATGCCAAAATTCACTTAGTGGGATTAATTCTTAATGGCCCTGGAGAAGACTGAAACAATTGCCCTGCTGATTTCTTAAGACATAATAAGCCAAGTAAATTGCTCCACTAATCCTCAGAAACCGTACTGTGACAGTGTCACCGGTATCATTAGGAACAGAGGGTACACAAAACAGTAGACAAGTTAACCAGACAGCTTACAGCACcatttggtttgattttgttattttgAAGCAAGAACCATGTTCTACCACATCATACTGTTTTGAGAAATATTAAAGACAGGTTGAACTGAAGCTCCAAGCAGTTTCCTTGCTAGGCTGGTTTaggaagcagcagagaggaacaaaAACAGACTCAAAAGACAAGCAGTTCAGAGTGTTTGTAGAGACCATTCACAGATACAAGAGCCGCTGCTGAAGAGCTGGCAGCTACCtaataaagaaattaattgtCTTGCAGTAGGATCACTGGGCCACAGCAAAGGAGACCATCTGACAGTTAAGTTTTATTAATCCTAACCATGTATTTAAGTGAG
This DNA window, taken from Opisthocomus hoazin isolate bOpiHoa1 chromosome Z, bOpiHoa1.hap1, whole genome shotgun sequence, encodes the following:
- the UBAP1 gene encoding ubiquitin-associated protein 1 isoform X1, which encodes MASKKLGSDSHGPFSYLDDVPFKIGDKFKTPAKVGLPIGFCLPDSSQLVREAQYDFSLENKTIEWAEDIKKIQAAQREAERKAEEALANSKAAPEDSNKMGFSEGPCPEAMPPPINPILASLQHNSILTPTPANSSAVKQKVLSPPRPKADFNPADFECEEDPFDKLELKTIDDKEELKNILEIHVGTTGPIVAQLLDHTLPKGGSESVLQDEEVLASIERATLDFKPLHKPNGFITLPQLGNCEKMSLSSKVSLSPITSVSNIKSLSFPKLDSDESDQKSSKLTSTFHSTTCFRNGTLLSSLQTCAQSKASELNGHHVVGLSALNEDSGMETSTLSSSSRLPSLAASTVCTEEESSQSTVTTVHPDYKETEIPVVTHQNFPVSKVPNNAGCRKRSGGLAPELQQALSASERQCIETVVNMGYSPENVLKAMKKKGQNIDQVLDYLFAHGQLCEKGFDPLLVEAALEMHQCSEEKITELLQLMSQFKEMGFELKDIKEVLLLHNNDQHSALEDLMARAGAS
- the UBAP1 gene encoding ubiquitin-associated protein 1 isoform X2; amino-acid sequence: MASKKLGSDSHGPFSYLDDVPFKIGDKFKTPAKVGLPIGFCLPDSSQLVREAQYDFSLENKTIEWAEDIKKIQAAQREAERKAEEALANSKAAPEDSNKMGFSEGPCPEAMPPPINPILASLQHNSILTPTPANSSAVKQKVLSPPRPKADFNPADFECEEDPFDKLELKTIDDKEELKNILEIHVGTTGPIVAQLLDHTLPKGGSESVLQDEEVLASIERATLDFKPLHKPNGFITLPQLGNCEKMSLSSKVSLSPITSVSNIKSLSFPKLDSDESDQKSSKLTSTFHSTTCFRNGTLLSSLQTCAQSKASELNGHHVVGLSALNEDSGMETSTLSSSSRLPSLAASTVCTEEESSQSTVTTVTHQNFPVSKVPNNAGCRKRSGGLAPELQQALSASERQCIETVVNMGYSPENVLKAMKKKGQNIDQVLDYLFAHGQLCEKGFDPLLVEAALEMHQCSEEKITELLQLMSQFKEMGFELKDIKEVLLLHNNDQHSALEDLMARAGAS